One Pecten maximus chromosome 16, xPecMax1.1, whole genome shotgun sequence DNA window includes the following coding sequences:
- the LOC117344882 gene encoding UDP-glucuronosyltransferase 1-1-like, with amino-acid sequence MECQYLCLCLAVMTIMLPVPAKTGKILVMVLPVWSHIKPKLNMASSLATIYGHHSTFILNEKYAKQVKEDNATNVIVPTAYKTLSVDVMVKDSLNDACNQVGIPFFKMRATANKFCDALLSDEALFLALKQQHFDLALIDNVLISECLTVLAYKLGIPYVQFGVMHVPIRTRVPFMPSVHSAISLLGFLNEMSFFQRVANTLVSVIMAVSPEMVFPTDLVATYVPEKPFVSLEVLHRRTAFHLVDLDFVIDFPRPLMPNVAFVGGVATERPKSLPSELNSYMNSATDGVIVASFGSIADNLPASRFETLIGVFKEFKNVKFVLRYGNETKMDGNVLLMSWLPQNDLLAHPNTKAFVTHCGSSSLYEGLYNAVPMIGLPIAIDGFYNCRKMAYKGFGISYDFCRFADLELRNAVKEILHNPKYSNKIKIASNIFHNQQGTPSERSAFWIDHVMKYGGDYLQTPATDMPLYQYYLLDVLLFITLVAFFIVWSCMKLGGICCRRCCRPKVKAD; translated from the coding sequence ATGGAGTGCCAATATCTGTGTCTGTGCTTAGCAGTAATGACGATTATGCTTCCGGTTCCGGCGAAGACTGGGAAAATCTTGGTTATGGTATTGCCGGTTTGGAGTCACATCAAACCCAAACTCAACATGGCCTCATCACTTGCAACTATCTATGGACACCATTCAACTTTCATCCTAAACGAGAAGTATGCGAAACAAGTTAAAGAGGACAACGCTACTAATGTAATAGTACCTACAGCATACAAGACCCTCAGTGTGGATGTCATGGTAAAGGATAGCTTAAATGATGCTTGCAATCAAGTAGGCataccatttttcaaaatgagaGCTACTGCCAACAAATTTTGTGATGCTTTACTCTCGGATGAAGCTTTATTTTTGGCTCTTAAGCAGCAGCACTTTGATTTAGCTCTCATAGACAATGTATTGATCTCGGAGTGCCTCACAGTTCTAGCGTACAAGCTAGGAATCCCATATGTGCAGTTTGGTGTTATGCACGTACCAATTCGGACAAGAGTACCATTCATGCCATCTGTGCATTCCGCCATCAGCCTGCTGGGTTTCTTAAACGAAATGTCGTTTTTTCAACGGGTGGCCAACACATTAGTTTCAGTGATAATGGCCGTTTCACCTGAAATGGTTTTCCCGACCGATTTAGTTGCGACGTATGTTCCTGAAAAACCATTTGTGTCGCTAGAGGTCTTGCATAGACGTACAGCATTTCATCTTGTAGACTTAGACTTTGTCATTGACTTCCCGAGACCACTGATGCCAAATGTCGCGTTTGTTGGAGGAGTTGCCACAGAGAGACCCAAGTCACTTCCATCTGAACTTAATTCTTACATGAACTCAGCGACTGATGGAGTCATTGTAGCCTCGTTTGGAAGCATTGCCGATAATCTTCCTGCCTCTAGATTTGAAACACTTATTGGCGTATTTAAGGAattcaaaaatgtgaaattCGTTCTTAGGTATGGGAACGAGACGAAAATGGACGGCAATGTTTTGTTGATGTCATGGCTGCCTCAGAATGATCTGCTAGCACATCCAAACACAAAGGCTTTCGTCACCCATTGTGGAAGTAGTAGCCTGTATGAGGGACTCTACAACGCTGTACCGATGATAGGACTACCAATCGCGATAGACGGATTCTACAACTGTCGCAAAATGGCTTACAAAGGATTTGGTATTTCTTATGATTTCTGCCGTTTTGCAGACCTTGAACTAAGAAATGCTGTAAAGGAAATCTTACATAATCCTAAATATagcaataaaataaaaatagcaTCTAATATATTCCACAATCAGCAGGGAACGCCAAGTGAACGTTCAGCGTTCTGGATTGATCACGTGATGAAGTATGGGGGCGACTACCTGCAAACACCGGCAACTGATATGCCTTTGTATCAATATTATCTTCTGGATGTCTTACTATTTATAACTTTAGTGGCATTCTTCATTGTCTGGAGTTGCATGAAATTAGGGGGGATATGCTGTAGACGTTGTTGCAGACCTAAGGTAAAAGCTGATTAA